The Salvelinus namaycush isolate Seneca chromosome 1, SaNama_1.0, whole genome shotgun sequence genome has a window encoding:
- the LOC120062421 gene encoding myosin heavy chain, fast skeletal muscle-like isoform X3 → MSTDAEMQIYGKAAIYLRKPEKERMEAQAAPFDSKNACYVSDVKELYLKGLVTDRADGKCTVTVTNPDGSKQFKEADVYQMNPPKYDKIEDMAMMTYLNEASVLYNLKERYAAWMIYTYSGLFCATVNPYKWLPVYDMEVVNAYRGKKRMEAPPHIFSVSDNAFQFMQIDNENQSVLITGESGAGKTVNTKRVIQYFATIAVSGAKKEVDPNKMQGSLEDQIIAANPLLEAYGNAKTVRNDNSSRFGKFIRIHFQGGKLAKADIETYLLEKSRVSFQLPDERGYHIFFQMMTNHKPEIVEMSLITTNPYDFPMCSQGQITVASINDKEELDATDDAITILGFTNEEKVGIYKLTGAVLHHGNLKFKQKQREEQAEPDGTEVADKIAYLLGLNSAEMLKALCYPRVKVGNEYVTKGQTVPQVNNSVSALAKSIYERMFLWMVIRINEMLDTKNPRQFYIGVLDIAGFEIFDYNSMEQLCINFTNEKLQQFFNHTMFVLEQEEYKKEGIVWAFIDFGMDLAACIELIEKPLGIFSILEEECMFPKSSDTTFKDKLYSQHLGKTKAFEKPKPAKGKAEAHFSLVHYAGTVDYNITGWLEKNKDPLNDSVIQLYGKSSVKLLVALYPAAPPEDNTKKGGKKKGGSMQTVSSQFRENLHKLMTNLRSTHPHFVRCLIPNESKTPGLMENFLVIHQLRCNGVLEGIRICRKGFPSRIIYADFKQRYKVLNASVIPEGQFMDNKKASEKLLGSIDVNHDDYKFGHTKVFFKAGLLGVLEEMRDEKLASLVGMVQALSRGFLMRREFTKMMERRDSVFSIQYNIRSFMNVKTWPWMKLYFKIKPLLQSAETEKELANMKENYEKMQTDLAKALAKKKELEEKMVSLLQERSDLALQVTSDSENLNDAEERCEGLIKSKIQQEAKLKETTERLEDEEEMNAELTAKKRKLEDECSELKKDIDDLELTLAKVEKEKHATENKVKNLTEEMASMDESVAKLTKEKKALQEAHQQTLDDLQSEEDKVNTLTKSKTKLEQQVDDLEGSLEQEKKLRMDLERSKRKLEGDLKLAQESIMDLENDKQQSDEKIKKKDFETTQLLSKIEDEQSLGAQLQKKIKELQARIEELEEEIEAERAARAKVEKQRADLSRELEEISERLEEAGGATAAQIEMNKKREAEFQKLRRDLEESTLQHEATAAALRKKQADSVAELGEQIDNLQRVKQKLEKEKSEYKMEIDDLSSNMEAVAKAKGNLEKMCRTLEDQLSELKTKNDENVRQVNDISGQRARLLTENGEFGRQLEEKEALVSQLTRGKQAFTQQVEEMKRLIEEEVKAKNALAHGVQSARHDCDLLREQFEEEQEAKAELQRGMSKANSEVAQWRTKYETDAIQRTEELEEAKKKLAQRLQEAEETIEATNSKCASLEKTKQRLQGEVEDLMIDVERANAMAANLDKKQRNFDKVLAEWKQKYEEGQAELEGAQKEARSMSTELFKMKNSYEEALDHLETLKRENKNLQQEISDLTEQIGETGKSIHELEKAKKTVETEKSEIQTALEEAEGTLEHEESKILRVQLELNQIKGEVDRKIAEKDEEMEQIKRNSQRVVDSMQSTLDSEVRSRNDALRVKKKMEGDLNEMEIQLSHANRQAAESQKQLRNVQGQFKDAQLHLDDAVRASEDMKEQAAMVERRNGLMVAEIEELRVALEQTERGRKVAETELIDASERVGLLHSQNTSLLNSKKKLESDLVQVQGEVDDIAQEARNAEEKAKKAITDAAMMAEELKKEQDTSSHLERMKKNLEVTVKDLQHRLDEAENLAMKGGKKQLQKLESRVRELETEVEAEQRRGVDAVKGVRKYERRVKELTYQTEEDKKNVGRLQDLVDKLQMKVKAYKRQAEEAEEAANQHMSKFRKVQHELEEAEERADIAETQVNKLRAKTRDSGKGKEAAE, encoded by the exons ATGAGTACGGACGCTGAGATGCAGATCTACGGCAAGGCTGCCATATACCTCCGTAAGCCTgagaaggagaggatggaggCACAAGCTGCACCCTTTGACTCAAAGAACGCTTGTTATGTGTCAGACGTCAAAGAGCTGTACCTTAAGGGTTTGGTGACTGACAGGGCCGACGGAAAGTGTACTGTGACAGTCACCAATCCTGACGGCTCCAAGCAG TTCAAAGAGGCAGACGTCTACCAGATGAACCCCCCTAAATACGACAAGATTGAGGACATGGCCATGATGACCTACCTGAATGAAGCCTCTGTGTTGTATAACCTCAAAGAGCGTTATGCAGCATGGATGATCTAC ACCTACTCTGGGCTGTTCTGTGCCACGGTGAACCCCTACAAGTGGCTCCCCGTGTACGACATGGAGGTTGTTAACGCCtacagagggaagaagaggatgGAGGCTCCACCCCATATCTTCTCCGTCTCTGACAACGCCTTCCAGTTCATGCAGATCG ATAACGAGAACCAGTCCGTCCTGATTAC TGGAGAATCCGGTGCAGGAAAGACTGTCAACACCAAGCGTGTCATCCAGTACTTTGCCACCATTGCAGTGTCTGGTGCCAAGAAGGAAGTAGACCCCAACAAAATGCAG GGGTCTCTTGAGGATCAGATCATTGCTGCTAACCCTCTGCTGGAGGCTTACGGTAATGCCAAGACAGTGAGGAATGACAACTCATCTCGCTTT GGTAAATTCATCAGGATTCACTTCCAAGGTGGTAAACTGGCTAAAGCTGACATTGAGACCT acCTGCTGGAGAAGTCCAGAGTGTCCTTCCAGCTGCCCGATGAGAGAGGCTACCACATCTTCTTCCAGATGATGACCAACCACAAACCTGAGATTGTTG AAATGTCACTCATCACCACCAACCCCTACGACTTCCCCATGTGCAGCCAGGGCCAGATCACTGTGGCCAGCATCAACGACAAGGAAGAGCTGGATGCCACAGAC GATGCCATTACAATCCTGGGCTTCACTAATGAGGAGAAGGTGGGCATCTACAAGCTGACAGGAGCTGTACTGCACCACGGAAACTTGAAATTCAAGCAGAAGCAGCGTGAGGAGCAGGCCGAGCCAGACGGCACAGAGG TGGCTGATAAAATCGCCTACCTGCTGGGCCTGAACTCAGCTGAGATGTTGAAGGCTCTGTGCTACCCAAGAGTGAAGGTCGGCAACGAGTATGTGACCAAGGGACAGACTGTACCTCAG GTTAATAACTCAGTCTCAGCCCTGGCTAAGTCCATCTACGAGAGGATGTTCTTGTGGATGGTCATCCGTATCAACGAGATGTTGGACACCAAGAATCCAAGGCAGTTCTATATCGGTGTGTTGGACATTGCCGGGTTTGAGATCTTTGAT TACAACAGCATGGAGCAGCTCTGCATTAACTTCACCAATGAGAAACTGCAAcagtttttcaaccacaccatGTTCGTCCTGGAACAAGAGGAGTACAAGAAGGAGGGAATCGTCTGGGCCTTCATTGACTTCGGCATGGACTTGGCTGCCTGCATTGAGCTTATTGAGAAG CCATTGGGTATCTTCTCCATCCTTGAAGAGGAATGCATGTTCCCCAAGTCTTCAGACACTACCTTCAAAGACAAGCTGTACTCCCAGCATCTTGGCAAAACCAAGGCGTTTGAGAAGCCCAAGCCAGCCAAAGGCAAGGCAGAGGCCCACTTCTCCCTGGTGCACTACGCCGGTACTGTGGACTACAACATCACTGGCTGGCTGGAGAAGAACAAGGACCCCCTGAACGATTCAGTTATTCAGCTGTACGGGAAGTCCTCAGTCAAACTGTTGGTTGCCCTGTATCCCGCTGCTCCACCTGAGG ATAATACCAAGAAGGGAGGCAAGAAGAAGGGTGGTTCTATGCAGACTGTGTCCTCCCAGTTCAGG GAGAACTTACATAAGCTGATGACCAACTTGAGGAGCACTCATCCTCACTTTGTGCGCTGCCTGATCCCCAACGAGTCAAAGACTCCAG GTCTGATGGAGAACTTCCTGGTTATCCACCAGCTCAGGTGTAATGGTGTTCTGGAGGGGATCAGGATCTGCAGGAAGGGCTTCCCCAGCAGAATCATCTATGCTGACTTCAAgcagag GTACAAAGTACTGAATGCCAGTGTCATCCCCGAGGGCCAGTTCATGGACAACAAGAAGGCTTCTGAGAAGCTGCTTGGgtccattgatgtgaatcacgatgattacaagtttggacacaccaag GTGTTCTTCAAAGCCGGTCTGCTGGGTgtcctggaggagatgagagatgagaagcTGGCCTCTCTGGTCGGCATGGTCCAGGCTCTCAGCCGTGGATTCCTCATGAGGAGAGAGTTCACCaagatgatggagaggag AGATTCCGTCTTCTCCATCCAGTACAACATCCGTTCATTCATGAATGTTAAAACCTGGCCATGGATGAAGTTGTACTTCAAGATCAAGCCCCTGCTGCAGAGCGCTGAGACCGAGAAGGAGCTGGCCAACATGAAGGAGAACTATGAGAAGATGCAGACAGACCTGGCCAAGGCTCTGGCCAAGAAGAAGGAGCTGGAGGAGAAGATGGTGTCTCTGCTGCAGGAGAGGTCCGACCTGGCTCTCCAAGTCACATCT GATTCAGAGAATCTGAACGATGCTGAGGAAAGGTGTGAGGGGCTCATCAAGAGCAAGATCCAGCAGGAGGCCAAACTCAAAGAGACGACCGAGAGgctggaggacgaggaggagatgAATGCTGAGTTGACTGCCAAGAAGAGGAAGCTGGAGGATGAGTGCTCTGAGCTGAAGAAGGACATTGATGACCTGGAGCTCACCTTGGCCAAAGTGGAGAAGGAGAAGCACGCCACTGAAAACAAG GTTAAAAATCTGACAGAGGAGATGGCGTCTATGGATGAGAGTGTTGCCAAGCTGACCAAAGAGAAGAAAGCCCTCCAAGAGGCCCACCAGCAGACACTGGACGACCTGCAGTCAGAGGAGGACAAAGTCAACACTCTGACCAAGTCCAAGACCAAGCTGGAACAGCAAGTGGACGAC CTTGAGGGTTCTCTGGAGCAAGAGAAGAAGCTCCGTATGGACCTTGAGAGATCCAAGAGAAAGCTGGAGGGAGATCTGAAACTGGCCCAGGAGTCCATAATGGACCTGGAGAATGACAAGCAGCAGTCTGATGAGAAAATCAAGAA GAAGGACTTTGAGACCACCCAGCTCCTCAGCAAGATAGAGGATGAGCAGTCTCTGGGAGCTCAGCTACAGAAGAAGATCAAGGAACTCCAG GCCCGTattgaggagctggaggaggaaaTTGAGGCTGAGCGTGCTGCCAGGGCCAAGGTTGAGAAGCAGAGGGCCGATCTCTCCAGGGAACTTGAGGAGATCAGCGAGAGGCTGGAGGAGGCCGGAGGCGCCACTGCTGCTCAGATTGAGATGAACAAGAAGCGCGAGGCTGAGTTCCAGAAGCTGCGTCGTGATCTGGAAGAGTCCACCTTGCAGCATGAGGCCACAGCCGCCGCTCTGCGCAAGAAGCAGGCCGATAGTGTGGCTGAGCTCGGGGAGCAGATCGACAACCTGCAACGCGTCAAGCAgaagctggagaaggagaagagtgAGTACAAGATGGAGATTGATGACCTCTCCAGCAACATGGAGGCTGTCGCCAAGGCTAAG GGCAATCTGGAGAAGATGTGCCGTACTCTTGAGGACCAGCTGAGCGAGCTCAAGACTAAGAATGATGAGAATGTTCGCCAGGTCAACGACATCAGCGGACAGAGGGCCAGACTCCTGACAGAAAATG GTGAGTTTGGACGCCAGCTGGAGGAGAAGGAAGCCCTGGTGTCTCAGCTGACAAGAGGCAAACAGGCCTTCACCCAGCAGGTTGAGGAGATGAAGAGACTGATTGAGGAGGAGGTCAAG gcTAAAAACGCCCTGGCCCACGGTGTCCAGTCTGCCCGCCATGACTGTGACCTCCTGAGAGAGCAGtttgaggaggagcaggaggccaAGGCAGAGCTGCAGCGCGGCATGTCCAAGGCCAACAGCGAGGTGGCTCAGTGGAGGACTAAGTATGAAACTGATGCCATCCAACGcacagaggagctggaggaggccaA GAAGAAGCTGGCCCAGCGTCTGCAGGAGGCTGAGGAGACCATTGAGGCGACCAACTCCAAGTGCGCCTCCCTGGAGAAGACCAAGCAGAGActgcagggagaggtggaggacctCATGATTGACGTTGAGAGAGCCAACGCAATGGCCGCCAACCTCGACAAGAAGCAGAGGAACTTTGACAAG GTTCTGGCAGAGTGGAAGCAGAAGTATGAGGAGGGTCAGGCTGAGCTGGAAGGAGCTCAGAAGGAGGCTCGCTCTATGAGCACTGAACTCTTCAAGATGAAGAACTCTTACGAGGAGGCTCTGGATCATCTGGAGACTctgaagagagagaacaagaacctGCAAC agGAGATCTCTGACCTGACTGAGCAGATCGGAGAGACTGGCAAGAGCATCCATGAGCTGGAGAAGGCCAAGAAGACCGTGGAGACAGAGAAGTCTGAGATCCAGACCGCTCTGGAGGAGGCTGAG GGCACACTGGAGCACGAGGAATCCAAGATTCTGCGTGTGCAGCTGGAGCTGAACCAGATCAAGGGTGAGGTGGACAGGAAGATCGCTGAGAAGGACGAGGAGATGGAGCAGATCAAGAGGAACAGCCAGAGGGTGGTTGACTCCATGCAGAGCACCCTGGACTCTGAGGTCAGGAGCAGGAATGATGCCCTGAGGgtgaagaagaagatggaggggGACCTGAACGAGATGGAGATCCAGCTGAGCCACGCCAACAGGCAGGCCGCTGAGTCCCAGAAACAGCTGAGGAACGTCCAGGGACAGTTCAAG GATGCCCAATTGCACCTTGATGATGCCGTCCGCGCCTCAGAGGACATGAAGGAGCAGGCAGCCATGGTGGAACGCAGGAACGGTCTGATGGTGGCTGAAATCGAGGAGCTGAGAGTTGCtctggagcagacagagagaggccgcAAAGTGGCTGAGACTGAGCTGATAGACGCCAGCGAGCGTGTTGGACTGCTGCACTCCCAG AACACCAGCCTTCTGAATTCCAAGAAGAAGCTGGAGTCTGACCTGGTTCAGGTGCAGGGAGAGGTGGACGACATCGCCCAGGAGGCCAGGAACGCAGAGGAGAAGGCCAAGAAGGCCATCACTGAT GCGGCCATGATGGCTGAGGAGCTGAAGAAGGAGCAGGACACCAGCTCTCACCTGGAGAGGATGAAGAAGAACCTGGAGGTCACAGTCAAGGACCTGCAGCACCGCCTGGATGAGGCTGAGAATCTGGCCATGAAGGGAGGCAAGAAGCAGCTCCAGAAACTGGAGTCCAGG GTGCGTGAGCTCGAGACGGAGGTGGAGGCCGAGCAGAGAAGAGGTGTAGACGCGGTCAAGGGAGTCCGCAAGTATGAGCGCAGAGTCAAGGAGCTCACTTACCAG ACTGAGGAGGACAAGAAGAACGTTGGCAGACTTCAGGACCTGGTAGATAAGCTGCAGATGAAAGTCAAGGCCTACAAGAGGCAGGCTGAGGAAGCG GAGGAAGCAGCTAACCAGCACATGTCTAAGTTCAGGAAGGTTCAGCATGAgctggaggaggctgaggagcGTGCTGACATCGCTGAGACTCAAGTCAACAAGCTCAGAGCCAAGACCCGCGACAGTGGAAAG GGCAAAGAAGCTGCTGAATAA